A window of the Polaribacter batillariae genome harbors these coding sequences:
- a CDS encoding DegT/DnrJ/EryC1/StrS family aminotransferase — MKKIQMVDLQGQYEPIKETVNTSIQEVLNSSAYINGPLVHEFQADLEKYLNVKHVIPCANGTDALQIAMMGLGLKQGDEVITADFTFAATVEVIALLKLTPVLVDVEKDTFNIDIDALKKAITPKTKAIVPVHLFGQVANMEAVLEIAKEHHLFVIEDNAQAIGANYTFKNGKKQKAGTIGNVGTTSFFPSKNLGCYGDGGAIFTNDDELAHRLRGIVNHGMYTRYYHDVVGVNSRLDSIQAGVLKAKLPHLDGYCNARRNAARFYNNAFKNNPNIITPTTKSNATNSCGEICDTCDCHVFHQYTLQITNGKRDELHKHLLDKEIPNAIYYPVALHAQKAYQDTRYKESDFPVTNELIKTVISLPMHTELEKEQLEFITETINQFIK; from the coding sequence ATGAAAAAAATTCAAATGGTTGACTTACAAGGTCAATATGAACCGATAAAAGAAACCGTAAACACTTCAATTCAAGAAGTTTTAAATTCTTCTGCATACATAAATGGCCCTTTGGTGCACGAATTTCAAGCAGACTTAGAAAAATATTTAAACGTAAAACATGTAATTCCGTGTGCTAACGGAACAGATGCTTTGCAAATTGCAATGATGGGTTTAGGTTTAAAACAAGGTGATGAAGTTATTACTGCCGATTTTACATTTGCAGCCACAGTAGAGGTAATTGCTTTATTAAAATTAACCCCAGTTTTGGTAGATGTTGAAAAAGATACGTTTAACATAGATATTGATGCTTTAAAAAAAGCAATTACGCCAAAAACAAAAGCAATTGTACCAGTTCACTTATTTGGTCAAGTGGCAAATATGGAAGCTGTTTTAGAAATTGCCAAAGAACATCATTTATTTGTAATTGAAGACAATGCACAAGCAATTGGCGCCAATTACACATTTAAAAATGGCAAAAAACAAAAAGCAGGAACCATTGGAAATGTAGGTACAACTTCGTTTTTTCCATCAAAAAACTTAGGTTGTTATGGAGATGGAGGTGCTATTTTTACAAATGATGATGAATTAGCACACAGGTTAAGAGGCATTGTAAATCATGGAATGTACACTCGCTATTACCATGACGTAGTTGGAGTAAATTCTCGACTCGACTCGATACAAGCTGGAGTTTTAAAAGCAAAATTACCGCATTTAGATGGGTATTGTAATGCTCGTAGAAATGCCGCTCGTTTTTACAATAATGCGTTTAAAAATAACCCAAATATTATTACACCAACCACAAAATCGAATGCAACAAACAGTTGTGGCGAAATTTGCGATACTTGCGATTGCCATGTTTTTCATCAATATACACTGCAAATTACCAATGGCAAGAGAGACGAATTACACAAACATTTGTTAGACAAAGAAATTCCGAATGCCATTTATTACCCAGTTGCGTTGCATGCTCAAAAAGCATATCAAGACACTCGTTATAAAGAAAGTGATTTTCCTGTAACAAACGAGTTGATAAAAACAGTAATTTCTTTACCAATGCATACAGAATTAGAAAAAGAGCAATTAGAGTTTATAACGGAAACAATCAATCAATTTATAAAATAG
- the galE gene encoding UDP-glucose 4-epimerase GalE, giving the protein MKKILVTGGLGFIGSHTVVELQNAGFEVVIIDDLSNTTLKVLDSITEITGKKPDFYQIDLRIKNDVKNFFDTNKVDGIIHFAAFKAVGESMQKPLDYYENNLSALVYLLQEMRDRKIDHFIFSSSCTVYGQADELPITEKAPVKKAESVYGNTKQIGEEIIEDASKAHGINAIALRYFNPIGAHESIKIGELPLGVPQNLIPFVTQTAAGIRKELSVFGDDYPTPDGTAVRDYIHVVDLAKAHIAALQRLINKKNKKSFEFFNVGTGTGSSVLEVIKAFEKASGKPLNYKIVGRREGDITAAYADTTIANKELNWKTEKTLDEALASAWQWQLKQ; this is encoded by the coding sequence ATGAAAAAAATATTAGTCACAGGAGGTTTAGGTTTTATAGGTTCACATACCGTTGTAGAGTTGCAAAATGCAGGTTTCGAAGTGGTTATTATAGACGATTTATCGAACACAACCTTAAAAGTTTTAGATAGTATTACAGAAATTACAGGTAAAAAACCAGATTTTTATCAAATTGATTTGCGTATTAAAAATGATGTAAAAAACTTCTTCGATACTAATAAAGTAGATGGAATTATACATTTTGCAGCCTTTAAAGCTGTAGGAGAAAGCATGCAAAAGCCTTTAGATTATTACGAAAATAATTTAAGTGCTTTGGTTTATCTTTTACAAGAAATGAGAGATCGAAAAATAGATCATTTTATTTTCTCTTCTTCTTGCACCGTTTATGGGCAAGCAGATGAATTGCCAATTACAGAAAAAGCACCTGTTAAAAAAGCAGAATCTGTATATGGAAATACCAAACAAATTGGTGAAGAAATTATTGAAGACGCCAGCAAAGCACATGGAATTAACGCAATTGCTTTGCGTTATTTTAATCCGATTGGTGCTCATGAAAGTATAAAAATTGGTGAATTACCTTTAGGAGTGCCTCAAAATTTAATTCCATTTGTTACACAAACTGCAGCAGGAATTCGTAAAGAATTATCGGTTTTTGGCGACGATTACCCAACTCCAGACGGAACAGCTGTAAGAGATTACATTCACGTGGTAGATTTGGCGAAAGCACACATTGCAGCATTGCAGCGTTTAATCAACAAAAAAAATAAAAAAAGTTTCGAATTTTTTAATGTAGGTACAGGAACAGGAAGTTCTGTTTTAGAAGTAATAAAAGCATTCGAAAAAGCATCTGGAAAACCTTTAAATTATAAAATTGTTGGAAGACGAGAAGGCGACATTACAGCTGCCTATGCAGACACAACCATTGCAAATAAAGAATTAAACTGGAAAACAGAAAAAACATTAGATGAAGCTTTGGCTTCTGCTTGGCAATGGCAGTTGAAACAGTAA